From Linepithema humile isolate Giens D197 chromosome 8, Lhum_UNIL_v1.0, whole genome shotgun sequence, one genomic window encodes:
- the LOC137001440 gene encoding uncharacterized protein, protein MLAALDSYRSVCTKFDVGRATAWRCVLRVTKALYRLRNTFISWPTRAQAEQTWTKMEQRYGFPGVIGAVDGTLIKISAPARNPEAYICRKNYHAIQLQVVCDADLRFIHCYAGQPGSVHDMRTFMYSGLQQKCNPQFFPEDSHLLGDAAYTIQRNVMVPYRDNGHLTEAETNFNKKLSSARMIVERSLGLLKGRWRCLLDKLSMTRTDLIPRNIIGCCVLHNLCLLKNDEIDIPILVENRYMLQELHPLDVNVNDRNEGIVKRENLTRLLN, encoded by the exons ATGTTAGCTGCTCTCGACTCGTAcag ATCTGTATGTACAAAGTTTGATGTTGGAAGGGCAACTGCTTGGCGATGCGTTCTAAGAGTAACAAAAGCATTATATAGGTTACGAAATACGTTTATATCTTGGCCTACAAGAGCACAAGCTGAACAGACTTGGACTAAAATGGAACAACGATATGGATTCCCAGGTGTCATCGGCGCAGTTGATGGTACTCTCATTAAAATAAGTGCACCTGCAAGAAATCCAGAAGCATACATATGTAGAAAAAACTACCATGCAATTCAATTACAg GTTGTATGTGATGCAGATTTAAGGTTTATACATTGTTACGCAGGACAACCAGGCTCAGTCCATGACATGCGGACATTTATGTATTCCGGATTGCAACAAAAATGCAATCCGCAATTCTTCCCTGAAGACAGTCACTTACTCGGTGATGCAGCGTACACAATCCAGCGAAATGTAATGGTTCCTTACAGGGATAACGGTCACTTAACAGAAGCTGAAACTAATTTCAATAAGAAATTATCATCAGCCCGTATGATTGTGGAACGGTCCCTTGGATTGCTGAAAGGACGTTGGCGGTGTTTGTTGGACAAACTTTCAATGACAAGAACGGACTTGATACCACGTAATATCATCGGTTGTTGTGTTTTACACAATCTTTGTTTATTAAAGAACGATGAAATCGATATCCCGATATTGGTAGAAAATCGTTATATGTTACAAGAATTACATCCACTCGATGTGAATGTAAACGATCGGAATGAAGGTATTGTGAAACGTGAGAATCTAACTcgcttattaaattaa